One part of the Prochlorococcus marinus str. MIT 9313 genome encodes these proteins:
- the sppA gene encoding signal peptide peptidase SppA: MGWLWRRKSRRRIAHITIDGAISGATRERVLKAIKEVEEREFPALLLRIDSPGGTVGDSQEIHAALLRLREKGCHVVASFGNVSASGGVYVGVAAEKIVANPGTITGSIGVILRGNNLSKLLERIGIRFETVKSGTYKDILSPDRALTAEERQLLQSLIDSSYEQFVNAVAEGRHLSAEEVRNFADGRVFSGTQAHELGLVDELGDEEHARKLAAKLADLDEANTQTIKLGRPKKRIAGFLPGSKLLSKLAEFLNLELGNNGQVLWLFLP; this comes from the coding sequence ATGGGCTGGCTCTGGCGACGCAAATCTCGCCGAAGGATCGCACACATCACCATTGACGGAGCAATCAGCGGTGCAACGCGCGAGCGGGTGCTGAAAGCGATCAAGGAAGTTGAAGAGAGAGAGTTTCCCGCTCTTCTGCTGCGCATCGACAGCCCAGGAGGAACTGTCGGTGACAGTCAGGAAATCCATGCGGCCCTGCTCAGGCTTAGAGAAAAGGGTTGTCATGTCGTAGCAAGCTTCGGCAATGTATCCGCCTCCGGCGGTGTGTATGTCGGGGTAGCTGCAGAAAAAATTGTTGCCAATCCCGGCACAATCACTGGCTCAATCGGGGTCATCTTGCGGGGCAACAACCTCTCCAAATTGCTGGAGCGAATCGGCATCCGCTTTGAGACAGTAAAAAGCGGCACCTACAAGGACATTCTCTCGCCTGATCGCGCACTCACAGCAGAGGAGCGTCAGCTACTGCAATCACTGATCGATAGCAGCTATGAGCAATTTGTGAACGCGGTAGCAGAAGGCCGCCATCTCAGTGCCGAAGAGGTTCGCAACTTCGCCGACGGCCGCGTGTTCAGCGGCACTCAGGCCCACGAACTCGGACTCGTCGATGAGCTGGGAGATGAAGAACATGCTCGAAAACTTGCGGCCAAGCTGGCGGACCTTGATGAAGCCAACACCCAAACGATCAAGCTTGGGCGCCCCAAAAAACGGATAGCGGGATTTCTGCCAGGCAGCAAACTCCTATCCAAACTTGCTGAGTTTCTCAACCTTGAGCTTGGCAACAATGGTCAGGTGCTCTGGCTCTTTCTGCCATGA
- a CDS encoding ABC transporter ATP-binding protein gives MANPTASSTPVAVLSDVSKLYGQGAGTVKALDHLNLIVYQGDYLAVMGASGSGKSTAMNILGCLDRPTSGSYRLNGVAVEDLDDDALANLRNQELGFVFQQFHLLPQATALENVMLPMIYAGVPAAQRREQAKQALERVGLSKQIGNRPNQLSGGQQQRVAIARAIINQPALLLADEPTGALDSRTTEDVLNLFDELHHQGITLVLVTHENDVSERADRMARFHDGQVVRDWSAELATTDIRSTKE, from the coding sequence TTGGCTAATCCAACGGCAAGCAGCACACCCGTCGCCGTGCTGAGCGATGTTAGCAAGCTTTACGGACAAGGAGCTGGAACAGTAAAAGCTCTAGACCATCTCAATCTGATCGTGTATCAAGGGGATTATTTAGCCGTGATGGGTGCGAGCGGCTCTGGCAAGAGCACAGCCATGAACATTCTCGGTTGCCTGGATCGTCCCACCAGCGGCAGCTATCGGCTCAACGGGGTAGCGGTCGAAGATCTCGATGATGACGCTCTGGCGAATCTGCGCAATCAAGAACTGGGCTTTGTTTTTCAGCAGTTTCACCTACTCCCTCAGGCCACAGCCCTGGAGAATGTAATGCTGCCAATGATCTATGCCGGGGTGCCTGCTGCCCAGCGAAGAGAGCAAGCTAAACAAGCTCTCGAGCGCGTAGGTCTCAGCAAACAAATAGGAAACCGCCCCAATCAACTCTCGGGAGGTCAGCAGCAGCGTGTTGCAATTGCCCGAGCAATTATCAACCAACCAGCTCTATTGCTAGCTGATGAACCTACTGGTGCTCTCGACTCAAGAACCACAGAAGATGTTCTCAACCTTTTCGATGAGTTGCATCATCAGGGGATCACTCTGGTCTTGGTCACCCACGAAAACGATGTTTCCGAAAGGGCCGACCGAATGGCGCGCTTCCACGATGGTCAAGTCGTTCGGGACTGGAGCGCTGAGCTGGCTACTACTGATATCAGATCAACAAAAGAATGA
- a CDS encoding ArnT family glycosyltransferase: MVLTFAATVLLSPLQRRRGLLLILAFGVALCLWQLGDSGLVDETPPLFAAAGRAMSTTGDWLTPRVNGLPRFDKPPLVYWLMGLVYALPGHEVWDPLGTWAARLPSALASVLMMLALGDTVMCWPQKDDACPRRTGVAVALAFALSPLVMVWSRVAVSDALFCSTLGVSLLLQWRRFAAPSTQPWWLAWLVLGLAVLTKGPAAVVLTGMVLVLFALLQWNLASLWQRLRPLPGLLITALISLPWYVAELLVEGQPFWDSFFGYHNLQRFTSVVNSHLQPWWFFGPVLVVASLPFTPLLILGLLQAFVPVRKGGALCQTEPEGSLQSFAACWLLAVLLLFTCAATKLPSYWLPATPAAALLIGLAASVSPQQRPGLVWAWGGSVVLAGLLAAGLWASPFWVEWIYDPEMPTLAAELLASRLVLRAAVFCSLSVLLGIWLAWRPRPGRLLALQGPLVAFQLFSFLPMWALGDKVRQLPVRQVAHLLVASQKSREPLVMVGAIKPSLHFYTDQVVVYEGRSAGALVNLDDRLREEERSGWSGLPIEGPMGSSTALVVIDQGTTQRRHWQDLQPELLGKFGIYRVWRLDRRTLEKRANQLKSEGFQTDWRQPRPERF, from the coding sequence ATGGTGCTGACGTTTGCTGCGACGGTGTTGCTGTCTCCTCTTCAACGGCGTCGAGGCCTGCTGCTGATCCTGGCGTTTGGGGTAGCTCTCTGCCTTTGGCAGTTAGGAGACTCTGGTTTGGTTGATGAAACCCCGCCTCTCTTTGCCGCGGCAGGTCGTGCCATGAGTACTACAGGAGATTGGCTGACGCCGAGGGTTAATGGTCTGCCTCGCTTCGACAAGCCTCCTCTGGTGTATTGGCTAATGGGGTTGGTTTATGCCTTGCCCGGCCATGAGGTTTGGGACCCATTAGGGACATGGGCGGCACGTCTTCCTTCTGCTCTTGCATCTGTCTTGATGATGCTGGCCCTTGGTGACACTGTGATGTGTTGGCCCCAGAAGGATGACGCTTGTCCACGCCGAACAGGTGTTGCGGTGGCCTTGGCCTTTGCTCTTTCGCCACTGGTTATGGTCTGGAGTCGGGTTGCTGTTAGCGATGCCTTGTTTTGCAGCACCTTGGGGGTGAGTTTGCTTCTGCAGTGGCGCCGCTTTGCTGCCCCGAGTACCCAGCCATGGTGGTTGGCCTGGCTTGTTTTGGGTTTAGCAGTGCTGACCAAAGGACCAGCGGCTGTCGTGCTGACTGGCATGGTGCTTGTTCTATTTGCTTTGCTGCAGTGGAATCTGGCCAGCCTTTGGCAGCGGTTGCGCCCTCTGCCTGGTTTGTTGATTACTGCCCTGATCAGCCTGCCTTGGTATGTGGCGGAATTGCTTGTGGAGGGACAACCTTTTTGGGATAGCTTCTTCGGCTATCACAACCTTCAACGCTTCACATCAGTAGTCAATAGTCACCTGCAGCCTTGGTGGTTTTTCGGGCCTGTCTTGGTGGTTGCGTCCCTGCCATTTACCCCCTTGCTGATCCTTGGGCTGTTGCAGGCCTTCGTTCCAGTCAGGAAGGGCGGTGCGCTTTGCCAGACAGAGCCTGAGGGATCTCTGCAGAGTTTTGCGGCCTGTTGGCTGCTAGCTGTGTTGCTTCTATTCACTTGCGCTGCCACAAAATTGCCAAGTTATTGGTTGCCTGCGACACCGGCGGCCGCGTTGTTGATTGGATTGGCCGCAAGTGTTTCCCCTCAACAGCGACCAGGTCTTGTTTGGGCATGGGGCGGATCAGTTGTTTTGGCGGGATTGTTAGCGGCAGGGCTGTGGGCTTCACCGTTCTGGGTTGAATGGATTTATGACCCGGAGATGCCCACCCTTGCGGCAGAACTGCTGGCTAGTCGTCTTGTACTCAGGGCAGCAGTTTTTTGCAGTCTTTCGGTGCTACTTGGGATCTGGTTGGCTTGGCGGCCACGGCCTGGGCGATTGCTGGCCCTTCAAGGGCCATTGGTTGCTTTCCAATTGTTTTCGTTCTTACCGATGTGGGCGTTGGGTGACAAGGTGCGCCAGTTGCCTGTAAGGCAAGTTGCTCATCTGTTGGTCGCTTCTCAGAAGTCTCGAGAACCCTTGGTGATGGTTGGGGCAATCAAACCTTCCCTTCACTTCTACACCGATCAGGTGGTGGTTTATGAGGGGCGCTCTGCGGGGGCGTTAGTGAACCTGGATGATCGATTACGAGAAGAAGAGCGCAGTGGATGGTCAGGTCTGCCTATTGAGGGGCCCATGGGATCTTCAACCGCTCTCGTGGTGATTGATCAGGGCACAACGCAGCGGAGGCATTGGCAGGACCTTCAACCTGAGCTGCTTGGCAAGTTCGGGATCTATAGGGTTTGGCGGTTGGATCGTCGGACTCTTGAGAAGCGAGCGAATCAGCTCAAATCTGAAGGGTTCCAAACTGATTGGCGGCAACCACGACCTGAGCGTTTCTGA
- a CDS encoding PspA/IM30 family protein — protein MGFFDRLSRLLRANLNDLVSKAEDPVKILDQSVADMQADLVKLRQAVAMAIASQKRLRNQADQAEGQVRTWYERAELALQKGEEDLAKEALTRRKGFQESSTALTNQLKGQEGQVETLKRSLVALEGKIAEARTKKDMLKARAQAAKAQQQLQSAVGNLGTNSAMAAFDRMEDKVQALEASSQAAAELAGADLESQFAALEGGNDVDDELSALRQRLEGGAEAVALPAAETSSLEESKDANGPEVEAVKVAEVDAELEELKRAIDKL, from the coding sequence ATGGGCTTCTTTGACCGGTTAAGCCGCTTATTACGTGCCAATCTCAACGATCTCGTGAGTAAGGCCGAGGATCCCGTCAAGATCCTTGATCAATCGGTTGCAGACATGCAAGCCGATTTGGTCAAGTTGCGACAGGCTGTTGCTATGGCCATCGCCAGTCAGAAGCGGCTTCGCAATCAGGCTGATCAGGCTGAGGGTCAAGTTAGAACCTGGTACGAACGTGCTGAGCTGGCTCTTCAGAAGGGTGAGGAGGATCTCGCGAAGGAAGCCCTTACTCGTCGTAAGGGTTTCCAGGAATCTTCTACGGCGCTCACCAACCAGCTCAAAGGGCAGGAAGGGCAGGTGGAGACTCTCAAGCGGAGCCTAGTGGCTCTTGAGGGCAAGATCGCCGAGGCCAGAACCAAGAAGGACATGCTCAAGGCCAGAGCACAGGCGGCAAAGGCCCAGCAGCAATTACAGAGCGCTGTGGGCAATCTTGGCACTAACTCTGCAATGGCGGCCTTTGATCGTATGGAAGACAAGGTCCAGGCCTTGGAAGCCAGTAGTCAGGCTGCCGCTGAGCTCGCCGGTGCTGATCTTGAGAGTCAGTTTGCTGCTTTGGAAGGTGGAAATGATGTCGATGATGAACTATCTGCTCTTCGTCAGCGTCTTGAGGGGGGGGCTGAGGCAGTGGCTTTGCCCGCCGCGGAGACGTCTTCACTTGAGGAGAGTAAGGATGCCAATGGCCCAGAGGTAGAGGCTGTCAAGGTGGCTGAGGTGGATGCTGAGTTGGAGGAACTGAAGCGCGCCATCGACAAGCTCTGA
- a CDS encoding biotin--[acetyl-CoA-carboxylase] ligase, which yields MRTSDSWTGAAAVARLWRRQSCGARPWQLRWQPVCASTELMLSGWLKQQPCSAQQPRALFADRQTHGRGQRGRVWQSPIGGVWISAALPWFDAQCSAGIFGIAVAVALAERLERRGVPVSIKWPNDLMVGNRKLAGLLPRLVHRGNRVRLARIGLGLNVCNRVPREGIALDELLRSGQCQPLVWMAEVLCALDRTMDLAGRADWVCAEAERRLWTKQVRDPKGGELWDVIGLGLDGSLLLSQGSRTMRWTRW from the coding sequence ATGCGCACATCTGACTCATGGACTGGTGCTGCTGCGGTTGCCCGTTTGTGGCGTAGGCAGTCTTGCGGGGCTAGGCCATGGCAGTTGCGATGGCAGCCGGTCTGTGCGAGTACTGAGTTGATGTTGTCTGGTTGGCTGAAGCAGCAGCCTTGTTCAGCTCAGCAGCCTCGGGCCTTGTTTGCTGATCGCCAGACCCATGGGAGGGGACAGCGTGGTCGGGTCTGGCAGTCACCGATCGGTGGGGTTTGGATCAGTGCCGCTTTGCCCTGGTTTGATGCTCAGTGCTCTGCCGGTATTTTTGGAATAGCAGTGGCTGTGGCGCTGGCTGAAAGGCTCGAGCGGCGGGGAGTGCCCGTGAGTATCAAGTGGCCTAACGATTTGATGGTGGGGAACCGTAAATTGGCTGGTCTCTTGCCGAGATTGGTGCACCGTGGCAATCGCGTCAGGCTGGCACGCATTGGTCTTGGCCTGAATGTTTGCAACCGTGTGCCCAGAGAAGGGATTGCCTTAGATGAGTTGCTTCGATCAGGCCAGTGTCAGCCTTTGGTCTGGATGGCAGAAGTGCTATGCGCTCTTGATCGAACTATGGATTTGGCTGGTCGAGCGGATTGGGTTTGCGCCGAAGCTGAGCGACGCCTCTGGACAAAGCAGGTTCGTGATCCGAAGGGTGGTGAACTCTGGGACGTGATCGGACTGGGACTGGATGGGTCGCTTTTGCTGAGCCAGGGTTCTCGGACCATGCGCTGGACACGTTGGTGA
- the aroH gene encoding chorismate mutase, whose amino-acid sequence MTTAIPYGSLHLHGLRGATTSSANTTKAIEAAVSELVKALMQRNQLNPADIVSITFSVTADLNACFPAAIARQQAGWESIALLDCQQMYVEGDLKRCIRMLAHAWLPSDQPPQHPYLGETSLLRPDRC is encoded by the coding sequence ATGACCACTGCCATCCCATATGGAAGCCTCCACTTACACGGGCTCAGAGGTGCCACAACAAGCTCTGCCAACACGACCAAAGCCATCGAGGCAGCCGTCAGCGAGCTTGTGAAAGCGCTAATGCAACGCAATCAACTCAACCCTGCAGACATCGTGTCCATCACGTTCTCTGTCACGGCAGACCTAAACGCCTGTTTCCCTGCAGCGATCGCGCGCCAACAAGCAGGATGGGAGTCGATAGCACTGCTGGACTGCCAACAAATGTATGTCGAGGGGGATCTGAAACGCTGCATCCGCATGCTTGCCCATGCCTGGCTGCCCTCAGATCAGCCCCCTCAACATCCCTACCTTGGCGAAACCTCTTTACTGCGTCCAGATCGATGCTGA
- a CDS encoding DUF721 domain-containing protein yields MAIAPDQQRKRLGRGEVLQEAPPAPVTALCNCLESIKRDWKRQGSMAGLWQEWPRLAGPLLAPHCRPLNVRQGVLIIGASHPQWRQALLYNRPQLLAALRAAGHDIKDLRIQQHHPGNTPKLESEASIWARHPSRIDVHGMAACQACGSPAPAGEMALWGRCGFCRRLQLADPPQSETSA; encoded by the coding sequence ATGGCCATAGCTCCTGATCAGCAACGCAAACGGCTTGGTCGAGGAGAAGTGCTGCAAGAAGCGCCTCCCGCCCCAGTCACAGCCCTCTGCAACTGCCTTGAATCCATTAAGCGTGACTGGAAGCGACAAGGCTCCATGGCTGGTCTCTGGCAAGAATGGCCCCGACTGGCAGGCCCCCTGCTTGCCCCTCACTGCCGCCCACTCAACGTTCGCCAAGGGGTTTTGATCATCGGCGCCAGCCATCCTCAGTGGAGGCAGGCCCTGCTCTATAACCGCCCCCAACTCTTGGCAGCCCTGCGTGCCGCGGGCCATGACATCAAAGATCTCCGCATTCAACAACACCACCCCGGAAACACCCCAAAGCTGGAAAGTGAAGCCAGCATCTGGGCACGACATCCAAGCAGAATTGATGTTCATGGAATGGCCGCCTGTCAGGCCTGCGGTAGTCCTGCTCCAGCTGGAGAAATGGCCCTCTGGGGACGATGTGGTTTCTGTAGAAGACTTCAACTTGCTGACCCGCCCCAATCGGAGACCAGCGCTTAA
- a CDS encoding aminotransferase class I/II-fold pyridoxal phosphate-dependent enzyme, with the protein MATSRRLGRLGRGVFDRNDRRKQAYRLANAGPQSLPLLDLSLGSTDLSPPAVALEAIEVALRAPESSSYCLHASTRPFREAVAAWSQRRFGVSVDPDREVLLLVGSQEGTAHLPLAVLDPGDSALILDPAYPSHRGGLILADARIERLLLRPEQEWRPDFKALSNSQWDQLRMMVFGFPHNPTAQVGEQSWLAEAMDRGIRHQVVVAHDNPYVDLALDGEAPALLRCPGWRECGIEFFSFSKAWCLGGFRLAFAIGAEHLITALRELKGVVDFNQSLALQRGAIAALTDAQDWPQEILGVYRERRDRTLAALHALGWHAPCPSMALYLWLPIPAWAKQQNYNDETLAADLLDQTGVALTPGSGFGSGGDGWLRLALVHPVEDLEAAVARMWPWWHAHI; encoded by the coding sequence ATGGCGACTTCAAGGCGTCTAGGCAGATTGGGTCGTGGCGTTTTTGACCGCAATGACCGCCGTAAGCAGGCTTATCGCTTGGCTAACGCAGGCCCTCAAAGTTTGCCTCTGCTGGATTTGTCACTGGGGTCCACAGACTTATCACCTCCAGCGGTGGCACTTGAGGCTATTGAAGTTGCTCTAAGGGCACCTGAGAGCTCTTCCTATTGCTTGCATGCTTCGACGAGGCCCTTTCGGGAGGCGGTCGCTGCGTGGAGTCAGAGGCGCTTCGGTGTCAGCGTTGATCCAGATCGGGAAGTGTTGTTGTTGGTCGGTTCACAGGAGGGAACGGCCCACCTGCCTTTGGCAGTTTTGGATCCTGGGGATTCTGCCTTGATTCTGGATCCTGCCTATCCCTCACATCGGGGTGGGTTGATTTTGGCCGATGCCCGTATTGAACGACTGCTGCTACGACCGGAGCAGGAATGGCGACCTGACTTCAAGGCTTTAAGCAACAGTCAGTGGGACCAGTTGCGGATGATGGTTTTTGGGTTTCCTCATAACCCCACAGCCCAGGTAGGAGAACAGAGCTGGTTGGCGGAAGCCATGGATCGGGGCATCCGTCATCAAGTGGTGGTTGCTCACGACAATCCTTATGTGGATTTGGCACTGGACGGTGAGGCGCCAGCTCTGTTGCGTTGTCCTGGTTGGAGGGAATGCGGGATTGAGTTTTTCTCCTTCTCCAAGGCCTGGTGCTTGGGGGGGTTCCGATTGGCCTTTGCGATTGGTGCTGAACATTTGATTACAGCCCTACGTGAGCTCAAGGGTGTCGTGGATTTCAACCAATCCTTGGCGTTACAGAGAGGCGCCATAGCCGCCCTTACCGATGCCCAAGATTGGCCTCAAGAGATTCTTGGGGTTTACCGGGAGCGCAGAGACAGGACCCTGGCAGCTCTCCACGCATTGGGTTGGCATGCTCCTTGTCCATCAATGGCGCTTTATCTTTGGTTGCCGATTCCAGCCTGGGCAAAACAGCAGAACTACAACGATGAGACTTTGGCGGCAGATCTTTTGGATCAGACTGGAGTTGCCTTGACGCCTGGATCAGGTTTTGGCTCCGGCGGGGATGGTTGGCTTCGCCTGGCCCTGGTCCATCCGGTGGAAGATTTGGAGGCGGCAGTTGCCCGGATGTGGCCTTGGTGGCATGCGCACATCTGA
- a CDS encoding response regulator has protein sequence MNQTDSPNRIEISGKTQPLTVAIVDDDPRVRELLKEEIQDEGHHVLSFESAETFLENSSLESIDLVLLDLMMPGMNGLECLQQLHQQACHVKLPRIVVVSALSDPSKQRQALEAGAESYVIKPDLFERLPTLLNGSTP, from the coding sequence ATGAACCAAACCGATTCCCCTAATCGCATCGAAATATCTGGTAAGACCCAGCCTCTTACCGTGGCCATAGTGGATGACGATCCCAGAGTTCGTGAATTGCTCAAGGAGGAAATTCAAGACGAAGGTCATCACGTCTTGAGCTTTGAATCGGCCGAAACCTTTCTTGAGAACAGCTCTTTGGAGAGCATTGATTTAGTTCTGCTGGACCTGATGATGCCAGGTATGAATGGGCTTGAATGCCTGCAGCAACTGCATCAACAAGCTTGCCATGTCAAATTGCCGAGGATTGTTGTTGTATCCGCCCTCAGTGACCCAAGCAAACAGCGCCAGGCCCTCGAGGCCGGTGCTGAAAGCTATGTCATCAAACCCGACCTCTTCGAGAGACTTCCCACCCTCCTAAATGGATCCACACCCTGA
- a CDS encoding response regulator transcription factor, with the protein MTNASSPRTRVLLVDDEPRLTELLRLELDVEGYEVSVAEDGASGLIKARSDPSPNLIILDWNLPDFTGVDICQRIRSSGIKTPILMLTGHDDVTDRVKALDAGVDDYLTKPFSIEELMARLRAMQRRAEQFSGGSGIEHQPETIQVADLKMNTSTRDVTRDNRTIQLSVKEYELLYFLMNGAGKVHERDAIMKAVWGEDFFGDDNLLDVYIRYLRQKIEQKGTATLIHTVRGVGFILREE; encoded by the coding sequence ATGACTAACGCATCATCACCGAGAACCAGAGTCCTATTGGTGGATGATGAACCGAGGCTGACAGAACTTCTACGCCTAGAGCTTGATGTTGAGGGTTATGAGGTCAGCGTGGCGGAGGACGGCGCCTCAGGGTTGATCAAAGCTCGCAGTGATCCATCACCAAACCTCATCATTCTTGATTGGAACCTTCCCGATTTCACAGGTGTCGATATCTGTCAACGTATTCGTTCTAGTGGCATTAAGACACCGATCTTGATGCTCACAGGTCATGACGATGTCACCGATCGCGTCAAGGCTCTGGATGCTGGAGTTGATGACTATCTAACCAAACCCTTCTCCATTGAAGAGCTCATGGCCAGATTACGAGCCATGCAACGCAGAGCAGAGCAATTCTCAGGAGGCTCTGGCATCGAGCATCAACCAGAGACCATACAAGTGGCGGACTTAAAGATGAACACCAGCACCAGGGATGTAACGCGCGACAATCGCACGATTCAACTTTCCGTAAAAGAATATGAGTTACTATATTTTCTGATGAATGGCGCAGGAAAAGTTCACGAACGTGACGCCATTATGAAAGCTGTATGGGGAGAGGACTTCTTCGGAGATGACAATCTTCTAGACGTTTACATCCGCTATCTGCGCCAAAAGATTGAACAAAAAGGTACTGCTACTTTGATTCACACAGTTCGCGGGGTTGGCTTCATCCTTCGAGAAGAATAA
- a CDS encoding M23 family metallopeptidase has product MPFRWFAAAWLLSVPVLAKPMDPVAQAVRQAPLLPAREASQLERPQRFDQSLEELERNKVITSAERRQLEGHAVGLTIDVPRMQQACRSGALSAKECASGVALRSRGRRGRSQFSLLRRGPGGRPLPPLTVPVSALLAGSGSGFSLASVFAVTPRPKPLQGNGDRQLLFPIIGGAFTSSEFGMRLHPVIGHWLMHAGKDLAAPEGAPVVAALTGTVVSSGLAGGYGIAVELEHDAPRRRTLYGHLSEIYLRPGQRVRQGEVIGRVGSTGLSTGPHLHFELRRPQGGGWVAMDPGELDLNPLIASGVDPVSLLVGQLIESLERP; this is encoded by the coding sequence GTGCCGTTTCGCTGGTTCGCTGCTGCATGGCTGCTTTCAGTGCCTGTCCTTGCCAAGCCAATGGATCCTGTTGCTCAAGCGGTTCGGCAAGCACCGTTGTTGCCTGCGCGTGAGGCTAGTCAGCTTGAGCGGCCGCAAAGGTTTGATCAATCTCTTGAAGAGCTGGAGCGCAACAAGGTGATCACTTCAGCGGAACGCCGACAGTTGGAGGGGCATGCGGTGGGTTTGACGATCGATGTGCCTCGGATGCAGCAGGCCTGTCGGAGTGGTGCTCTGTCAGCCAAGGAATGTGCCAGTGGCGTTGCTCTGCGGTCTAGGGGCCGTCGAGGTCGTTCCCAGTTCAGCTTGCTGCGCCGTGGCCCTGGCGGTCGGCCATTGCCGCCGCTTACGGTTCCGGTTTCGGCATTGTTGGCAGGCTCTGGGAGTGGCTTCAGCTTGGCTTCAGTGTTTGCGGTGACTCCGAGGCCCAAGCCTCTGCAAGGGAATGGAGATCGTCAGCTTCTTTTCCCGATCATTGGTGGGGCTTTTACCAGTAGTGAATTCGGCATGCGTTTGCATCCTGTGATTGGCCATTGGTTGATGCATGCGGGTAAAGACCTAGCCGCACCAGAAGGTGCTCCGGTGGTGGCTGCATTAACGGGAACTGTTGTCAGTAGCGGCCTAGCTGGGGGCTATGGCATTGCTGTTGAACTGGAACATGATGCTCCTCGCAGGCGCACGCTTTATGGGCACCTTTCAGAGATTTATCTGCGGCCGGGTCAGCGGGTTCGTCAAGGGGAGGTGATTGGTCGGGTTGGTAGTACCGGCTTAAGCACTGGACCACATCTCCATTTCGAATTGAGACGCCCTCAGGGTGGCGGTTGGGTTGCGATGGATCCCGGTGAGTTGGATCTCAATCCACTCATTGCTTCAGGTGTCGACCCTGTTTCGCTGTTGGTCGGTCAGTTGATCGAGAGCCTCGAACGGCCTTAA
- a CDS encoding DMT family transporter — translation MLSIRHWLLMVLPFALWGTAMAAMTPLVISGGPLLVACLRLLPAGVVILLALPSLGRDWAIASTDRIWFLVFTVVDACLFQMFLVKGLAYTGAGMGSVLIDSQPLLVALLARSLFGESINPVGWMGLMFGLVGIICLGAPPDLLRHWWLLGEQASGSSLLEQGEGWMLAAAIAMALGTVLSRYACRSSDPVAVTGWHMVLGSLPLLLWHSFDRTWPLWPDWTGFDWGLMAYASLFGSALAYGLFFWLVNREELTSFSTLAFLTPVFALAAGGVWLGERLQPLQWFGVALVLLSVLVVSQRRRLWEPVEVDSDVLPGEIG, via the coding sequence ATGTTGTCAATACGGCACTGGCTGTTGATGGTCCTGCCCTTTGCCCTTTGGGGTACGGCCATGGCTGCGATGACACCTCTGGTGATTTCGGGCGGACCGCTTCTCGTCGCTTGTCTGCGCCTTTTGCCAGCAGGAGTTGTCATCCTGCTGGCCTTGCCGTCGCTGGGACGTGACTGGGCTATCGCCTCAACTGACAGGATTTGGTTCCTGGTCTTTACGGTTGTTGATGCATGTCTTTTCCAAATGTTCCTGGTCAAGGGCTTGGCCTACACCGGAGCAGGGATGGGATCGGTGCTGATTGACTCCCAGCCATTGCTGGTAGCTCTGCTGGCACGCAGCCTCTTTGGAGAGTCCATTAACCCAGTTGGCTGGATGGGTTTGATGTTCGGTTTGGTCGGGATTATCTGCCTTGGGGCCCCGCCGGATTTGTTGCGCCATTGGTGGTTGCTAGGCGAACAGGCATCTGGTTCCAGTTTGTTGGAGCAAGGGGAAGGCTGGATGCTCGCAGCAGCCATCGCTATGGCCTTAGGCACAGTGCTGAGTAGGTATGCCTGCCGGAGCAGTGATCCCGTTGCGGTCACTGGTTGGCACATGGTCTTAGGCAGCTTGCCGTTACTGCTCTGGCACAGTTTTGATCGCACATGGCCTTTGTGGCCTGATTGGACTGGCTTTGATTGGGGATTGATGGCTTACGCCAGCTTGTTTGGCAGTGCCCTGGCCTATGGATTGTTCTTTTGGCTCGTCAATCGGGAGGAGCTCACAAGCTTTAGCACCCTGGCATTCCTTACACCGGTGTTTGCCCTTGCTGCTGGTGGCGTTTGGCTAGGAGAACGGCTTCAGCCTCTGCAATGGTTCGGGGTGGCTTTGGTCCTGCTTTCGGTGCTTGTTGTGAGTCAGCGTCGTCGACTATGGGAACCGGTTGAAGTTGACTCGGATGTGTTGCCGGGGGAAATCGGTTGA